From a single Gimesia fumaroli genomic region:
- a CDS encoding carbon storage regulator → MLVLSRKLNESIHVGDQVVIRIIQMRGGKVRVGIEAPREIQVIRSELRDQPTDEEPQAKAA, encoded by the coding sequence ATGCTTGTATTGAGCAGAAAGCTGAATGAATCAATCCACGTCGGAGACCAGGTAGTAATTCGCATCATCCAGATGCGAGGCGGCAAGGTTCGCGTCGGTATCGAGGCGCCTCGCGAAATTCAGGTGATTCGATCTGAACTTCGCGATCAACCAACAGACGAGGAACCACAGGCTAAAGCCGCATAA
- a CDS encoding HD-GYP domain-containing protein, translating into MTTEIKEKLDQTDEAQDENQETVSIRVEDLIVGRKINNPIYDSNGVLLLAAGSVVNSRFKQLLRDRNMPDVNIHNQDAAAVSLSAAFSGDSALDPGQGIFSTELTEKLDKLIESGSMFVANTGPAVRDSMVIHGCKGYDQEHREKLFEQQQEFGESLDGMMRGALNGDVPKGSEIAGMAASYLTQLTADADSVISAAAEAGKDETLSQHCLQMSLLGMAIGTELNLDETNVRNIGLCGLVHDWGMVRVQDKIGSWRRKLNPIDRMEVQKHPIFSLEMLEDVAGIPSVVPVVCYQVHEQPNGLGYPRNRTQNMIHMFARILNVAHCYVSLTTSREDRPALMPYAAMEYLLRQTNDKTIDSAPMRALLNLLSLFPVGSFVTLTDGSAARVIRRNQNLYTSPIVQIIQTADGKAADPMDPDNILDLNKSHHEIDQALPTPGKDEIDLSSELFDGQI; encoded by the coding sequence ATGACAACAGAAATTAAAGAAAAATTAGACCAGACTGACGAAGCACAGGACGAGAATCAGGAAACCGTTTCGATTCGCGTCGAAGATCTGATCGTCGGTCGAAAAATCAATAATCCGATCTATGATTCCAATGGCGTGTTGCTGTTGGCTGCCGGTTCGGTGGTCAATTCGCGATTTAAACAACTGTTGCGCGATCGGAATATGCCTGACGTCAATATTCACAACCAGGATGCGGCTGCAGTCAGTCTGAGTGCCGCATTTTCAGGTGACTCGGCTTTGGATCCCGGACAGGGAATCTTTTCGACGGAGCTGACTGAAAAGTTAGATAAACTCATCGAATCCGGTTCGATGTTTGTCGCCAATACCGGGCCTGCGGTGCGGGATTCGATGGTCATTCATGGTTGTAAAGGTTATGACCAGGAGCACCGGGAAAAGTTATTCGAGCAACAACAGGAGTTCGGCGAATCCTTGGATGGAATGATGCGCGGTGCGCTGAATGGAGATGTTCCCAAGGGATCAGAAATTGCCGGCATGGCGGCCAGTTATCTGACTCAACTGACGGCGGATGCCGACAGTGTGATTTCGGCAGCAGCAGAAGCAGGAAAGGACGAAACGCTTTCTCAACACTGTTTGCAGATGTCGCTATTAGGCATGGCCATCGGTACTGAACTCAATTTAGATGAAACCAACGTCCGAAATATTGGACTCTGTGGACTCGTGCATGACTGGGGCATGGTCCGCGTACAGGATAAAATAGGCTCCTGGCGCCGTAAACTGAATCCCATTGACCGCATGGAAGTGCAGAAGCATCCCATTTTCTCACTCGAAATGCTGGAAGATGTCGCAGGTATTCCCAGCGTGGTTCCCGTTGTTTGCTATCAGGTGCATGAACAACCGAACGGACTGGGATATCCACGAAACCGTACCCAAAATATGATTCATATGTTCGCGCGGATTTTGAATGTCGCGCATTGTTATGTCTCTTTGACGACGTCTCGAGAAGACCGCCCTGCTCTGATGCCGTATGCAGCGATGGAATACCTGTTAAGACAAACGAACGACAAAACCATCGATTCGGCTCCAATGCGAGCTCTGCTCAATCTGCTGTCACTGTTCCCGGTAGGAAGTTTCGTGACGTTAACCGATGGTAGTGCCGCACGCGTCATTCGGCGGAATCAGAATCTTTACACGAGCCCGATCGTGCAGATCATTCAGACGGCGGACGGGAAAGCCGCCGATCCAATGGATCCGGATAACATTCTCGATCTGAACAAGAGCCATCATGAGATCGATCAGGCTCTACCAACGCCCGGGAAAGATGAGATTGATCTCTCGTCAGAATTGTTCGATGGTCAGATTTAA
- a CDS encoding SLC13 family permease, producing MIGDSSHPAESRIPFYGKLFSIIAFLVILNLPTPSDMTASAQRLAAVTALMAILWMTQALPIAVTSLIPLALFPIFGIQDPKTVSQSYINQNIFLYMGGFMIALGIEKWGVHRRIALHTIRVIGSSPRRVVLGFLFATGFLSMWISNTASTLLMLPIGMAIIGSISELTQLESPEDSSESIRHFSVALLLGIAYSASIGGVTTLIGTPTNIAFQQIWLSQFPQGPELSAGEWMVMVVPFGITFLLITWVVLCWNMPRLSNSKESSQAIINDHIRQLGRASRPEILMLIIFITTAILWVTRKPLIFGEYELLAGWEQFPIHFLTQWGISVESASGWVHDSTVAMGMAILMFAIPAQKTEQGTTEYLMDWDTAERLPWGVLLLIGGGFAIAGAFRTTELSGWVGHVFSQVIADWPPWALVLAACLMLTFLTEFTSNIATVNTVLPILAATAVSLEIDPRLIMIPAAISASCAFTMPIATPPNAIVFASGQIKMSDMLKYGIILNLIGVFLLTAFMFFYFIPQLGIEFGTIPDWIHEHNP from the coding sequence GTGATTGGCGACTCATCACATCCTGCGGAAAGCCGCATTCCCTTTTATGGGAAGCTGTTCAGCATCATCGCCTTCCTGGTGATCTTGAACCTGCCGACGCCTTCTGACATGACCGCGTCGGCACAACGGTTGGCCGCGGTCACCGCGCTGATGGCGATTCTCTGGATGACACAGGCCCTACCGATCGCCGTCACCAGTCTGATTCCTCTGGCGCTGTTTCCAATTTTCGGGATTCAGGATCCGAAAACGGTCAGCCAGTCCTATATCAATCAGAATATTTTTCTGTATATGGGCGGCTTTATGATCGCATTGGGGATCGAAAAGTGGGGCGTGCATCGACGGATTGCCCTGCATACGATTAGAGTCATCGGCTCCAGCCCCCGGCGGGTTGTCTTAGGTTTTCTGTTTGCCACCGGTTTCCTGTCGATGTGGATCAGCAATACCGCATCTACATTACTGATGTTGCCGATCGGTATGGCTATCATTGGATCGATTTCAGAACTCACCCAACTTGAATCTCCCGAAGATTCCTCGGAAAGCATCCGCCATTTCTCAGTCGCATTGCTCTTGGGAATCGCCTATTCCGCCAGCATTGGTGGTGTCACGACGTTAATCGGCACCCCCACTAATATCGCCTTTCAACAAATCTGGCTCTCTCAGTTTCCACAAGGGCCTGAGTTATCAGCGGGTGAGTGGATGGTGATGGTGGTCCCGTTTGGCATCACGTTTTTACTCATCACCTGGGTGGTGCTTTGCTGGAATATGCCACGTTTATCGAATTCCAAAGAATCATCCCAGGCCATTATCAACGATCACATCCGGCAACTGGGTCGTGCCTCACGTCCCGAAATTCTGATGCTGATTATCTTCATTACAACTGCTATTTTATGGGTGACGCGGAAGCCGCTCATCTTTGGAGAATATGAATTACTGGCCGGCTGGGAGCAGTTTCCGATTCACTTTCTCACACAGTGGGGAATTTCCGTCGAAAGCGCCTCTGGCTGGGTACATGACTCCACAGTGGCGATGGGAATGGCGATCCTGATGTTCGCGATTCCCGCGCAAAAAACAGAGCAGGGCACGACCGAATATCTGATGGATTGGGATACGGCGGAACGACTTCCCTGGGGCGTCCTTCTGCTCATCGGTGGCGGCTTTGCAATTGCGGGTGCTTTTCGCACAACGGAATTATCGGGTTGGGTGGGTCATGTTTTCTCGCAAGTCATCGCCGACTGGCCTCCCTGGGCTCTGGTATTAGCCGCTTGTCTGATGTTGACCTTCCTGACCGAATTCACATCGAATATCGCGACCGTGAATACCGTGCTCCCCATTCTGGCGGCGACGGCAGTCAGTCTGGAAATCGACCCACGACTGATCATGATACCGGCGGCGATCTCTGCCAGTTGTGCATTCACGATGCCGATCGCAACACCGCCGAATGCGATCGTCTTTGCCTCGGGACAAATCAAAATGTCCGACATGCTGAAGTACGGAATCATCCTGAATCTGATTGGCGTTTTCCTGCTGACGGCATTTATGTTCTTCTACTTCATTCCGCAACTCGGAATTGAATTTGGAACCATTCCCGATTGGATTCATGAGCACAATCCCTGA
- a CDS encoding tRNA modification GTPase, giving the protein MNLQFDDTIVALASAPGGAAAGMIRISGTEIVPCLSSCFHSDKAWQKSSRSERHPGQLRLAGSTQSLPGALYYWPTSRSFTGQPLAEFHTISAPPLLEAAIENLAAHGARMARPGEFTLRAFLAGRVDLMQAEAVLGVIDAHDHAELNLALSQLAGGVSTRIGAARVDLLELLSELEAGLDFVEEDIEFIDRETLVSRLQQIRIFCERLYEDSSTRMESTGSLSIVLAGLPNAGKSTLYNELVEDADAALVSEVAGTTRDYLATTLNWQGQPIQLIDTAGMESGEHEISISAQQFRAQQVAQADLVIWCTAADLKPEWEDIDRLQRSQLSESQHLLHIMTKCDLSPAPSANQLEGDCEVRLSVATGQGLEDLKTLVLSRLTEYRRGSKLLIGSTASRCRESLRSAGLSLQAAEEAASLRLGEELVAIEIRESLQHLGQIVGQVYTDDILDRIFSKFCIGK; this is encoded by the coding sequence ATGAATTTGCAGTTTGACGATACGATTGTAGCACTGGCGTCAGCCCCCGGAGGGGCCGCGGCCGGTATGATCCGTATCAGTGGTACCGAGATCGTGCCTTGTCTTTCGTCCTGCTTCCATTCCGATAAAGCCTGGCAGAAGTCCAGCCGTTCAGAACGTCATCCGGGACAATTACGTCTGGCAGGATCTACGCAGTCTCTTCCGGGAGCACTCTACTATTGGCCGACGTCACGTAGCTTTACCGGACAGCCTTTGGCGGAATTTCATACAATCAGTGCGCCTCCCCTGCTCGAAGCGGCAATTGAAAATCTAGCCGCCCACGGTGCCCGTATGGCGCGGCCAGGCGAATTCACCCTGCGGGCTTTTCTCGCGGGACGGGTAGACCTGATGCAGGCGGAAGCCGTGCTCGGAGTGATTGATGCCCACGATCATGCTGAACTCAATCTGGCACTCAGCCAACTGGCAGGCGGCGTTTCAACGCGCATCGGAGCAGCCCGCGTGGATTTGCTGGAACTGCTTTCCGAACTGGAAGCGGGACTGGACTTTGTCGAAGAAGACATCGAATTTATTGATCGTGAGACACTGGTTTCCCGACTGCAACAGATTCGTATATTTTGTGAACGACTTTACGAAGATTCTTCGACACGAATGGAATCGACGGGCAGTCTTTCTATCGTTCTGGCCGGTTTGCCGAATGCAGGCAAGAGTACGTTATATAATGAACTGGTCGAAGACGCGGATGCTGCTCTGGTCTCGGAGGTTGCGGGGACCACACGCGATTATCTGGCGACCACATTAAACTGGCAGGGTCAGCCAATTCAATTAATCGATACGGCGGGGATGGAGTCGGGGGAGCATGAGATCTCTATCAGTGCGCAGCAGTTTCGGGCGCAACAGGTAGCCCAGGCCGATCTGGTTATCTGGTGCACGGCTGCGGATCTGAAACCGGAGTGGGAAGACATCGATCGTCTGCAGCGGAGCCAGCTTTCGGAATCGCAACATCTACTGCATATTATGACAAAATGCGACCTCTCCCCTGCTCCATCCGCAAACCAGTTGGAGGGAGACTGTGAGGTAAGGTTGTCAGTTGCCACTGGTCAGGGGCTGGAAGATCTAAAGACGCTGGTTTTATCGAGACTGACGGAATACCGTCGTGGCAGCAAACTGCTGATTGGTTCTACCGCTTCCCGCTGTCGAGAAAGCCTGCGATCCGCCGGGCTGTCGCTGCAAGCTGCGGAAGAAGCAGCCTCACTGCGACTGGGAGAAGAACTCGTCGCGATTGAAATTCGCGAATCGCTACAGCATCTGGGGCAGATTGTTGGCCAGGTTTATACCGATGATATTCTGGACCGCATCTTCAGTAAATTCTGCATCGGTAAATAA
- a CDS encoding sugar phosphate isomerase/epimerase family protein, which yields MEKWPIGVFASVDAGLGVHFDVVQELGIPTIQIHAPHKQTRTPEVAKEFMDRCNAAGITLTCVFGGFDGESYADIPTTKKTVGLVPAETRAARVEEMKDISDFAKLLGVDTVALHIGFVTEDRESDDYKELVKVTQELLDHVKVNGQQLNLETGQESADHLLDFISDVGRDNLKINFDPANMILYGTGDPIAALKRVGHLVASVHCKDATWAAEGKRGIEWGAEVPLGEGDVGMGTYLQTLDDIGYTGPLTIEREIPEDREQQKADIGKAVSLLNELKNRIG from the coding sequence ATGGAAAAGTGGCCTATTGGTGTATTTGCTTCAGTAGACGCAGGTCTGGGAGTGCATTTTGACGTCGTCCAGGAATTGGGAATTCCGACGATTCAGATTCATGCACCTCACAAGCAAACCCGAACTCCCGAAGTTGCGAAAGAATTTATGGACCGTTGTAACGCGGCAGGAATTACGTTGACCTGCGTGTTTGGTGGTTTTGATGGGGAAAGCTACGCTGACATTCCGACCACAAAGAAGACCGTCGGTCTGGTGCCTGCAGAAACCCGCGCCGCACGTGTTGAAGAAATGAAAGACATTTCCGATTTCGCCAAATTGCTGGGCGTAGACACTGTTGCCCTGCATATCGGATTCGTCACTGAAGACCGTGAATCAGACGACTATAAGGAACTGGTCAAAGTGACTCAGGAGCTGTTGGATCACGTCAAAGTAAATGGACAGCAGCTGAATTTGGAAACCGGACAGGAATCCGCCGATCACCTGCTCGATTTTATCAGTGACGTGGGACGCGATAACCTCAAGATTAACTTTGATCCTGCCAATATGATTCTATATGGTACGGGCGATCCTATTGCCGCCTTGAAACGTGTTGGTCATCTGGTTGCCAGTGTGCATTGTAAAGACGCAACCTGGGCAGCAGAAGGCAAACGCGGTATCGAGTGGGGCGCGGAAGTTCCTCTGGGTGAAGGCGATGTTGGGATGGGAACTTACCTGCAAACTCTCGATGACATCGGTTATACCGGCCCACTGACGATCGAACGCGAAATACCGGAAGACCGGGAACAGCAGAAAGCGGATATCGGAAAAGCCGTTTCTCTCTTAAATGAACTGAAAAATCGGATCGGCTAA
- a CDS encoding universal stress protein — protein sequence MIEIKKILLPTDFSEPAQEATQYAVELAKKFNAKLYLLNVIEDPVVYMPMFESYALPPKEDFEEFAKTRLDNWILDEDKGDLEIETHWVHGNPFVDILKFSKREEVDLIIVGTHGRSLAAHLLLGSVAEKVVRKASCPVLTVRPKGHQFIHPESEE from the coding sequence ATGATAGAAATCAAAAAAATCCTGTTACCCACCGACTTTAGTGAGCCAGCACAAGAGGCAACCCAGTACGCTGTGGAACTCGCCAAAAAGTTCAATGCCAAGCTGTATCTGCTGAACGTGATCGAAGACCCGGTCGTTTATATGCCGATGTTTGAAAGTTATGCATTGCCTCCCAAAGAAGACTTTGAGGAATTTGCGAAGACCCGGCTCGACAACTGGATTCTCGATGAAGACAAAGGCGATCTGGAAATCGAAACCCACTGGGTTCACGGCAATCCCTTCGTCGATATCCTGAAATTCTCGAAGCGGGAAGAAGTCGATCTGATTATCGTGGGCACACACGGCCGTTCCTTAGCCGCCCATTTATTGCTCGGCAGCGTGGCAGAGAAAGTCGTCCGCAAGGCATCTTGCCCGGTGTTAACCGTTCGACCAAAGGGGCACCAGTTCATTCACCCGGAATCAGAGGAATAA
- a CDS encoding DUF4031 domain-containing protein, whose product MQLQQQTLFDGLETEFPEQTESLVYVDHYQDCSHLFVDPETPLDELHSFAESLNLPGSAYKTTGAIPHYRLNKSQRNKALELGAMSCDDAGVDAMTHAWKLPVIGICVTVSADPSVKISKDVRRTFGFRDLQPGALLKAAVRTQGQLGVTIKVIRVVATRKEALSKMEHDHEYGRREAAREGYPHLSGKEFVNCFCKKYKVIPATPVTRIEFTDV is encoded by the coding sequence ATGCAATTACAACAGCAAACTTTATTCGATGGTTTAGAAACAGAATTCCCAGAGCAAACGGAGTCTCTGGTATATGTTGATCACTATCAAGATTGCAGTCATCTGTTCGTCGATCCGGAAACCCCACTGGATGAACTGCACTCTTTTGCAGAGTCTCTTAATCTCCCGGGATCCGCATACAAGACGACGGGAGCAATTCCACATTATCGCTTGAACAAATCACAGCGGAACAAAGCGCTTGAACTGGGGGCGATGTCCTGTGATGACGCTGGTGTGGATGCGATGACGCACGCCTGGAAATTGCCGGTGATCGGGATCTGTGTCACAGTTTCGGCCGATCCTTCGGTGAAGATTTCAAAAGATGTGAGACGGACTTTTGGTTTCCGTGATCTACAGCCAGGTGCATTACTCAAAGCGGCAGTAAGGACACAAGGGCAACTCGGTGTCACGATCAAGGTGATTCGCGTTGTTGCTACCCGAAAAGAAGCATTGAGCAAAATGGAACACGACCATGAATACGGTCGACGGGAGGCGGCTCGTGAAGGGTATCCCCATTTGTCCGGCAAAGAATTTGTGAATTGCTTTTGCAAGAAATACAAAGTGATCCCGGCAACGCCGGTGACGCGGATTGAATTTACTGATGTTTGA
- a CDS encoding tyrosine-type recombinase/integrase → MITSVIKFPNQLVARGNELKFILSLRDCFEQYVLPDMEDSPEGTLSIYLTALNHWEARTRNPPVGEITNEVLREFKQSFLKENYSPETVKKYWRHIRRILRRVGPPIQGNPLGESIIERVPYMAPPKKRFRKLPRIVTDEEINAVYAACDVAKWPYTSACPTLLWRLAVVVFYNCGPRTQDFFRLRWEDVDLELKRVSFLAQKTSKLQGIPFQDIVAMHFESVFQEDSEFVFSITKCKRSLYRQWKAIQDAAGIKEHIDFRDLRETCNSNLNAANPGANTGKWVLGHGPRGVNETYYHNPTPEVIQAVENLEQPDSFYSILE, encoded by the coding sequence ATGATTACTTCAGTTATCAAATTCCCCAATCAGTTAGTGGCTCGCGGAAACGAACTGAAATTTATATTAAGTCTAAGAGACTGCTTCGAGCAATATGTATTACCAGATATGGAGGATTCCCCAGAAGGAACACTATCAATTTATCTGACTGCTTTAAATCATTGGGAGGCACGGACCAGAAATCCTCCGGTCGGAGAAATCACAAACGAAGTTCTACGGGAATTCAAACAGAGTTTCCTGAAAGAGAACTATTCTCCAGAGACCGTAAAAAAATATTGGCGACATATCCGCCGGATTCTTCGGCGCGTAGGTCCACCGATACAGGGAAATCCACTTGGGGAGTCGATTATCGAACGCGTGCCGTACATGGCACCTCCCAAAAAACGATTCCGAAAGCTACCTCGAATCGTGACCGACGAAGAGATCAACGCCGTTTATGCAGCCTGCGACGTTGCCAAGTGGCCCTACACTTCGGCCTGCCCTACCCTGCTCTGGCGACTTGCCGTAGTTGTGTTCTACAACTGCGGACCACGAACCCAGGACTTTTTTCGTTTACGATGGGAAGATGTGGATCTGGAATTAAAACGTGTTTCTTTCCTGGCTCAAAAAACATCCAAACTGCAAGGCATCCCTTTCCAAGACATCGTAGCCATGCATTTCGAATCGGTATTTCAAGAAGATTCAGAGTTTGTATTTTCCATTACAAAATGCAAACGTTCTTTGTATCGGCAATGGAAAGCAATACAGGATGCTGCCGGCATCAAGGAGCACATCGATTTTCGCGACCTCAGAGAGACTTGCAACTCGAATTTGAACGCCGCCAATCCAGGTGCGAATACGGGCAAGTGGGTTCTCGGTCATGGTCCGCGGGGAGTCAACGAAACGTATTATCACAATCCGACGCCGGAAGTAATCCAGGCTGTCGAAAATTTAGAACAACCAGATTCGTTTTATTCGATTCTGGAATAA